A window of Hevea brasiliensis isolate MT/VB/25A 57/8 chromosome 14, ASM3005281v1, whole genome shotgun sequence contains these coding sequences:
- the LOC110632545 gene encoding uncharacterized protein LOC110632545: MMILSKPLSPVSIDDVKSDGTADGLIQRVTGDSSTGSEVVLNIDKQEENQKRKHSSNQRDTTLERIFLIINFVVELPSAVFEQLSSVRKPQYALVSMIMSFTVMLISIIDLARTCQREGAKLTMRGSPSQSHKPLSTFAVIVGLVCSIFQCVFAAIAYAFLSRKAECPIKISVWPLIFASGVLWFRFPRNEHILERAEIRPNSPAPAQPALNRQQPPESPLPNRDKKMSTIEKLRVATLVRKAALQYRQLDT, encoded by the exons ATGATGATTTTGAGTAAGCCTTTGAGTCCGGTGTCTATTGACGATGTTAAATCGGACGGAACCGCAGATGGCTTGATTCAAAGG GTCACAGGAGATAGTTCGACTGGATCCGAGGTTGTCCTCAACATTGATAAGCAAGAAGAGAACCAAAAAAGGAAGCATAGCTCGAATCAAAGG GATACGACCCTGGAACGGATTTTTCTTATCATAAATTTTGTTGTAGAGCTTCCATCAGCAGTTTTTGAGCAGCTATCCTCAGTGCGCAAACCGCAATATGCATTAGTCAGCATGATAATGTCTTTCACAGTGATGCTCATCTCCATTATTGATCTTGCTCGAACATGCCAAAGAGAAGGAGCTAAATTAACGATGAGAGGCTCCCCATCTCAAAGTCACAAGCCCCTGAGCACATTTGCTGTTATTGTTGGATTAGTTTGTAGCATCTTCCAATGCGTTTTTGCCGCAATTGCTTATGCCTTTCTGTCTCGTAAAGCTGAATGTCCTATCAAAATCTCTGTTTGGCCTTTAATCTTTGCCTCTGGTGTATTATGGTTTAGATTTCCCAGGAATGAACACATCCTTGAGCGCGCAGAAATTCGTCCAAACAGTCCTGCTCCTGCTCAACCTGCCCTGAATAGACAGCAGCCTCCTGAATCTCCATTACCCAACAGGGATAAGAAAATGTCCACTATAGAGAAATTAAGG GTTGCAACATTAGTAAGAAAGGCCGCTCTCCAGTACCGGCAGTTAGACACTTGA